Within Natronoarchaeum mannanilyticum, the genomic segment GGATCGTCCTCGGGATCCGCGAGTTCTTCCTCGGCTTCCTCCATGATCGGCAGCACGTCGACGTTCGAGAACAGCGGGACGTAGATGATCTTCTCCGACTCCTTCATCGGGCTGTGCCCGAAGTGGACGAACACGTCGGTCCGCCGCATCAGGAACGTGTCGAGGTCGCAGGCGCCGTAACACGGCTGGCCCGACAGCATGATCGTCACGTCGTCGTCGACGAGCTCGCGCAGGTCGTCGGCCACCCGCGGCCCGCGGCGCTTGAGCCCCTCGGGGAACTGCAGTCCGACCTTCTCGGCGTCGCGCTCCTCGACCGCCGAAACGATGCGGTCGAGTTCGTAGTCCCACTCCCGGTCGTGCTTGAGCGACATCCCCGTGTTCCGGAGGTCGCCCTCGCTGTACGTCTGCTCGCTCATTGCACCTTCGTAGCGACTCACGACGTATAACACGTACGTTACTGGAGCGAGGGTGGTGTCGTCTGGCGCACCCCACTTCGGCGAACACGCGGCCAGACCGGCCGCTGGCGCCGGGATTCAAGCGCCTGGGACGCTTTCGTCCGCCCATGACGAAGTCCGACGTTCCCCTCGAACACAAGACGATCAGCCCGCCCGACGACGCCGACGGCCCGCACCCGGCCGTCTTCGTGTTCCACGGCCGCGGCGCCGACGAGACCGACCTGCTGCCGGTCGCCCAGCGGTTCCCTGACGAGCTGTTCGTCGTCAGCTTCCGCGCGCCCGACCGCCTTCAGGGCGGGTACACCTGGTACGATCTGGACCTCTCCGCGGGCGGGATCCACCAGAGCCAGCCCGACGCCGACGAGTTCCGCCGGAGCCTCGATCTGATCGACGAGTCGATCGACGCCGCCGTCGAGGCGTACGACCTCGATCCCGATCGGCTGGGGCTGCTCGGGTTCAGCCAGGGCGCGATCTCTACCTTCGCCTTGCTGCTCGAACACCCCGGCCGGTTCGCGTGGGCCGCCGGACTCCACGGCTACCTCCCCGAGTCTCACGCCGACCTGACGCCCGAGGGGATCGAGGGAACGCCGGTGTTCGTCGGCGCCGGCCAGCAAGATCAGATCATCCCGCCCGCCCGCGCGGAGAACGCCGCCGTGCGGCTGAGCGAGGTCGGCTGCGCCGTCGACTCGAACACGTACGACGTGGGGCACGGCATCGGCCCGGACGAACTCGAGGACCTGCTGTCCTGGCTCGACGACAGGACGGCGTGATTTCTCCCGCGGGCCGTCCTTCGGCGTCACTCGGAAGCCCCGGACTCATCGCCGATGCGGACCCGCAGCGCGCGCGGTAGCACGGAGAACTCGACGTCGTCGAACTGCCGGATCTCGCCGTCCAGACTGAACGTCACCGGCTCGTCGTCGAGGTGCTCGAACGCGAGTGCGCTCGCCTTCAGCGTCGTGACGTGCTCGGTATCCTGCCCGAGCAAGCGCTGGGCGACGGTCTCGGCGACGGCGTCGCTCGGCGGCATCCGCTCGCCGATCTTCACCTCCAGCAGGCCGTCCCGCGCCCTTTCCGGCCCGCTGTCCGGATCGAACGTTCGGAGATTGCCGACCAGCACCGTCAGCGCTTCACCTCGCCAGGTGACCGACTCGCCGTCCACAGCCGAAGCGTCGGCCTCGGCGCCGTCAGCGAACTCGCCGTCGGCCTCGACCGCCACGCGCAGGCCGTCGAACGCCAGCGTCTCCTGGACGCCGCCGATGACGAACGCCAGTGACCCGAACCGTCGTTTCAACTCGTGCGTGGCCGCAGCGCTGGCGTCCGCCGGCAGGCCCGCGATCGCCGACATCACGAACGGCTCGTCGCCCGCGACGCCGAGGTCGATGCGCCGCGTCTCGCCGGCCTCGGCGATGTCGAACCCTTCCGCGAGCGATCCGACGCCGAGGTGCTCGGCGACGATGTTCTCGGTCCCGGACGGGACGACCGCCAGCGTCACGGCGTCGAGCGCGTCGGCGCGGTACAGCCCCTCGACGACCTCGTTGAGCGTCCCGTCGCCGCCGCAGACCGCGAGCAGGTCGACGCCGTCTGCGGCCGCGCGCTCGGCGAGTTCGATCGCGTGGCCCGCCCGTTCGGTCTCGACGACGTCGAACCCGCGCTCGGCGGCGAGTTCGCGCACCCGCTCGACGTGGTCGGCGCGGCCGCTCGTCGGGTTCAGGATCGCGCGCCGATTGTCGGCGGAGAGGTCGCGATCCTCGTCAGGCGAGTCGTCACTCGACGTTGGGACCATCACGCGTACGCACGACGCCGCCGGACAAAAACGGGGGGCGGCGTCGCGCCTCGAAACTGGACGCCCGCTCCGATCGATTCGGTCCGCTCCGATCGATTTGGCCCGCTCCGATCGCTCCGCTCAGTTTCCGCGCAGACGCCGCAGCGGCTTCAGCACGACCGGGACGTAGTCCTCGTGGGGGTCGTACTTCCGGAACAGCAGGCTGTTGGTCATCACCGAGACGCTGGAGCCGGTCATCGCCAGCCCCGCGAGCGCGGGGTTGAGCAGTCCCAGCGAGGCGATCGGGAGCAGCGACGCGTTGTAGGCGAAGGCCCAGAACAGGTTCTGGCGCACCTTCTGCAGCGTCGCTTCGGAGATGCGGATCGCCTTCAGCACGTCCGACGGGTCGTCGCGCATCAGCGTCACGTCTGCGCTCTCGATCGCGACGTCGGTGCCGCTGCCGACCGCGATGCCGACGTGAGCCGCGGTGAGTGCGGGCGCGTCGTTGACGCCGTCGCCGACCATGATCGCCCGAGTGCCGTCCGCCTGGATTTCCTCGACGGCGTCGGCCTTGTCCTCAGGCAGCACCTCGGCGTACACGTTCTCGGGGTCGATGCCCAGTTCCTCGGCGACCGCGTGAGCAGTCCGCTCGTTGTCGCCGGTGAGCATCACGGTCTCCAGCCCGCGGTCGTGCAGCTCGGCGACCGTCTCCTTCGCACTGTCGCGGACCGTGTCGGCGGTCGCGATCACGCCGATGAGTTCGCCGTCGAGCGCGACCAGCATCGCCGTCTTGCCCTCGCGCTCCAGGCGCTCCATCGTGTCCTCAGCGGGGTCGGGATCGACGCCGTTGTCCCGCATGAGCTTGCGGTTCCCCACCAGCGCCTCGCCGCGCGGCGTCTCGGCGCGGACGCCGTGACCGGGCACGTTCTCGAAGTTCTCGGGATCGTCGACGTCGACGCCGCGGTCCTCGGCGCCGTCGACGATGGCTTTCGCGAGCGGGTGCTCGGAGCCGGACTCGACGGTGGCGGCGACCGAGAGCACGAGGGACTCGTCGGCTTCCTGCTCGACGAGGCCGCCGTCAGTAGCCGCGTCGCCGTCCCCTCCGTCGGCCGCGACGCCGCCCCGCACCGGCTCCACGTCGGTCAGGCGCATGTCGCCGTGGGTCAGCGTCCCGGTCTTGTCGAACACGACGACGTCGACGCCGCGGACGCGTTCGAGCACGTCCGCACCCTTGAACAGGACGCCGTTGGTCGCGCTGATCGTCGAGCCGACCATCGTCGCCGCGGGCGTCGCGAGGCCGAGTGCGCAGGGGCAGGCGATCAGGATCGCGCTCGCGAGCACCACCATCGAGTACTCGAGGGTCGAGACGGTGCCGTCGACGGGGCCGCCGCCCACGGGCTCCCAGAGCGGCAGCCAGTCGACGAAACCGGCCAGCGCCTCGGGGAACGCGAACCACACCAGCGCCCAGAACACGGCGTTCGCGATCACCGCCGGGACGAAGTACGCCGAGACGGTGTCGACCAGCCGCTGGACGTCGGGCTGGCGCGCCTGGGCCTCCTTGACGCGCTGGACGATCTGCTGGATCGCGGTGTCCTCGCCGACCTGCGTCGCCTCGACGAGCAGCACGCCGTTCTCGTTGATCGTCGACCCGACGACCTCGTCGCCCTCCGCCTTCTCGACGGGGACGGACTCGCCGGTGACCATCGACTCGTCGACCGCGCTCTGGCCGTCGACGACGACGCCGTCGGTCGGGATCTTCTCGCCCGGCCGGACCTTCATCACGTCGCCGACCTCGATTTCCTCGACGGGAACGCTCTTCTCCTCGCCGTCCTCGACGAGCGTCGCCTCGTCGGCCTCCAGTTCGAGCAGCTTCCGCAGCGCGTCGCTGGCCTGGGCCTTCGAGCGCGCCTCCAGCCAGTTGCCCAGCGTGATGAACCACAGGATCACCGCGACGGCCTCGAAGTAGAGTCCGGCGTCGGCGATCAGGTCGAACAGGACGACCGTGCTGAACAGGTAGGCCGTCGAGGAGCCGACCGCGACCAGCGTGTCCATGTTCGCTCGGCCGCTATTTTTCGCGGCTTTGTACGCGCCGACGATGAACTCCCTACCCAGCGTCGCCATCAGGACGGAGGCGAGGCCGAACTCGACCCAGTGGAACCACTCCGGGAGGAACTCGCCGGTGAACATCTGAACCATCACCAGCAGGAACGGCGCCGCGAGCACGCCGCCGCCGATCACCAGGCGTCGCTGCCGGGCCAGCTCACGCTCGGCGGCGGTTTCGCGTTCCTCGCCGCCCTCACCGTCGCCCTCCTCGCCGGCCTGGGGTCGATCGGGCTCGTAGCCCGCGTCCTCGATCGCGTCGTACACGGCGTCGAGGTCGGCGTCGACGGGGTTGTAGGTGACCTGCGCCTCGTCGGTGGCGAAGTTGACGCTGGCGTCGATCACGCCGGGGATGCCCTCGATGGCCTCCTCGTTGGTTTCCGCGCAGGAGGCACAGGACATCCCGGCGATCCCGACGGTCTCGGTCGCACTCTCGGCCTCGTAGCCCGCCGATTCGATGGCCTCGTAGATTTCGCCCAGCGATACCTCCTCGGGGTCGTACTCGACGGTGCCCTCGTCGGTCGCGAAGTTCGCGTTGACCGACGCGACGCCGTCAAGCTCGCCGACGGACTCCTCGATCGTTGAGGAGCACGTCGCGCACGACATCCCGGTTATCTCCAGGTGCGCTGTCTCGGTACTCATCACTTGTGTCTATCTAGGGGCTGTAGTTTGAAGCGGGTTTCCCCTAACGACCTTCGGGTTTGGCGCGTATCTGATCTAGCGTCGGTCGGTTTTCGGCAACTGCTACTCGACCAGATTGCGGGACTCGTCCGAAACGCCGACAGAACCGGGATACGGCGCGCCAGCGAGCGCTAGCCGGTCGCCGCTCCCTCAGCCTTCAGCCCCTTCCTGCAGCTCGGCGTACCGCTCTCTGAACAGCTCCTCGCAGGATTCGCAGCAGACGAAGTACCGTCGGTCGTCGATCTCCAGCGAGAGCCCGTCGTCGTCGACCTCCTTTCCGCACTCCACGCAGGAGATGGCGAACTCGCCCCTGCGGAGATCCGGGTTCCACGACGACTCGACGACGCCGCCGACGTCGTAGGAGAGCACGTCCCGGCCCTCCAGCAGGTCCGCAAACAGGCGCCGCACCTCGGGCTCGCCCGCGTGGACGTGGGCCAGCACGCGCCCGCTCTCGGTTCGGATGACGTGCTCGACGACATCGACGTCGCGGAGCTCGTCGGCCAGCGTCCCGGCGTCGCCCGGCGCGAGCTGGACCTCCACGAGCCGGGCGTCCTGGGTCGCCAGCATCGACTGGTCGACGGCGACGGTAAAGCGCTCAACGATGCCGAGCTCGCGCATACGCTCGACCCGTTCGGAGACGGTCGGCGCCGTCAGTCCGACCCGGTCGGCGATCTCGCGGTACGATCGGCTGGCGTCTTCGATCAGCAGTTCCAGTATCTCGGCGTCGGTCTCGTCCAGTGCCACTGTTGGCATGAGATTGCGAAGCCAGCGCGAAACGTGTTGGGGTCGCGATTCGGCGTCTCCGCGGCCCTCGCCGCGATCACGCCAGCAGGTGCTCGACCTTGGCGTACCGCCCGGCCTGCCAGCCGGTGACGAGCGCGACGAGGCCGCCGAGCACGATCGCGAGCGCGAGGCCGACGGCGTAGATCTCGACCGACGGCTGTACGAGCCCCTCGAAGCCGACGACGCGCTCGGCGAGGCGATTCAGTCCGGCGGCGATCGGACGCGTCGCGGCGACGCCGACGATACCGCCGAGCACGCCGATGACCAGCCCCTGGGCGCCGATCGTCCCCGCGAGCACGCCCCGCGAGAGCCCGATCGCGCGCAGCGCCGCCAGCTCGTCGCGCTGC encodes:
- a CDS encoding AsnC family transcriptional regulator; the encoded protein is MALDETDAEILELLIEDASRSYREIADRVGLTAPTVSERVERMRELGIVERFTVAVDQSMLATQDARLVEVQLAPGDAGTLADELRDVDVVEHVIRTESGRVLAHVHAGEPEVRRLFADLLEGRDVLSYDVGGVVESSWNPDLRRGEFAISCVECGKEVDDDGLSLEIDDRRYFVCCESCEELFRERYAELQEGAEG
- a CDS encoding diacylglycerol/lipid kinase family protein, yielding MVPTSSDDSPDEDRDLSADNRRAILNPTSGRADHVERVRELAAERGFDVVETERAGHAIELAERAAADGVDLLAVCGGDGTLNEVVEGLYRADALDAVTLAVVPSGTENIVAEHLGVGSLAEGFDIAEAGETRRIDLGVAGDEPFVMSAIAGLPADASAAATHELKRRFGSLAFVIGGVQETLAFDGLRVAVEADGEFADGAEADASAVDGESVTWRGEALTVLVGNLRTFDPDSGPERARDGLLEVKIGERMPPSDAVAETVAQRLLGQDTEHVTTLKASALAFEHLDDEPVTFSLDGEIRQFDDVEFSVLPRALRVRIGDESGASE
- a CDS encoding heavy metal translocating P-type ATPase, with the translated sequence MSTETAHLEITGMSCATCSSTIEESVGELDGVASVNANFATDEGTVEYDPEEVSLGEIYEAIESAGYEAESATETVGIAGMSCASCAETNEEAIEGIPGVIDASVNFATDEAQVTYNPVDADLDAVYDAIEDAGYEPDRPQAGEEGDGEGGEERETAAERELARQRRLVIGGGVLAAPFLLVMVQMFTGEFLPEWFHWVEFGLASVLMATLGREFIVGAYKAAKNSGRANMDTLVAVGSSTAYLFSTVVLFDLIADAGLYFEAVAVILWFITLGNWLEARSKAQASDALRKLLELEADEATLVEDGEEKSVPVEEIEVGDVMKVRPGEKIPTDGVVVDGQSAVDESMVTGESVPVEKAEGDEVVGSTINENGVLLVEATQVGEDTAIQQIVQRVKEAQARQPDVQRLVDTVSAYFVPAVIANAVFWALVWFAFPEALAGFVDWLPLWEPVGGGPVDGTVSTLEYSMVVLASAILIACPCALGLATPAATMVGSTISATNGVLFKGADVLERVRGVDVVVFDKTGTLTHGDMRLTDVEPVRGGVAADGGDGDAATDGGLVEQEADESLVLSVAATVESGSEHPLAKAIVDGAEDRGVDVDDPENFENVPGHGVRAETPRGEALVGNRKLMRDNGVDPDPAEDTMERLEREGKTAMLVALDGELIGVIATADTVRDSAKETVAELHDRGLETVMLTGDNERTAHAVAEELGIDPENVYAEVLPEDKADAVEEIQADGTRAIMVGDGVNDAPALTAAHVGIAVGSGTDVAIESADVTLMRDDPSDVLKAIRISEATLQKVRQNLFWAFAYNASLLPIASLGLLNPALAGLAMTGSSVSVMTNSLLFRKYDPHEDYVPVVLKPLRRLRGN
- a CDS encoding alpha/beta hydrolase, which translates into the protein MTKSDVPLEHKTISPPDDADGPHPAVFVFHGRGADETDLLPVAQRFPDELFVVSFRAPDRLQGGYTWYDLDLSAGGIHQSQPDADEFRRSLDLIDESIDAAVEAYDLDPDRLGLLGFSQGAISTFALLLEHPGRFAWAAGLHGYLPESHADLTPEGIEGTPVFVGAGQQDQIIPPARAENAAVRLSEVGCAVDSNTYDVGHGIGPDELEDLLSWLDDRTA